A DNA window from Solanum lycopersicum chromosome 3, SLM_r2.1 contains the following coding sequences:
- the LOC543833 gene encoding serine/threonine protein kinase pk23 isoform X1 — MTTAISIEDVRREVKILKALSGHQNLVKFYDAFEDANNVYIVMELCEGGELLDRILSRGGRYTEEDAKSIVVQILNVVAFCHLQGVVHRDLKPENFLFAKKDEDSPMKVIDFGLSDFIKPDQRLNDIVGSAYYVAPEVLHRSYSIEADMWSIGVITYILLCGSRPFWARTESGIFRSVLRADPNFEDSPWPAVSAEARDFVKRLLNKDHRKRMTASQALTHPWLRTENPFVPLDILIFKLVKSYIRTSPLKRAALKALSKALTEEELIYLKAQFNLLEPKAGFVSLDNFRMALMKQTTDAMREARVLDIINLLEPLSYKQMDFEEFCAAAISTYQLEALENWEHIASAAFNYFEQEGNRVISVEELAQEMNLGPTAYAFLKDWIRPSDRKLSFLGYTKFLHGVTMRSSSTRHHR, encoded by the exons ATGACAACCGCTATTTCTATCGAAGATGTTCGAAGGGAGGTGAAGATATTGAAAGCCTTATCTGGACATCAGAATCTTGTCAAGTTTTATGATGCATTTGAGGATGCCAATAATGTCTACATAGTAATGGA GTTATGTGAAGGCGGGGAACTATTGGACAGAATTCTATCAAG AGGTGGGAGATACACAGAGGAGGATGCCAAAAGTATTGTGGTTCAAATACTAAATGTTGTCGCCTTTTGTCATCTTCAAGGTGTGGTGCACCGCGATCTGAAGCCTGAG AACTTTCTTTTTGCAAAGAAAGATGAAGATTCACCAATGAAGGTGATTGATTTTGGTCTATCAGATTTCATTAAACCAG ATCAGCGTCTTAACGATATTGTTGGCAGTGCATATTATGTTGCACCTGAAGTACTTCATAGGTCATATAGCATTGAAGCAGATATGTGGAGTATTGGTGTGATAACTTATATCTTGTTATGTGGAAGTAGACCTTTCTGGGCACGTACAGAGTCTGGCATTTTCCGTTCTGTGTTACGAGCTGATCCTAATTTTGAGGACTCGCCTTGGCCTGCAGTGTCAGCAGAGGCCAGAGATTTTGTGAAAAGGCTTTTGAATAAAGACCATAGGAAGAGAATGACTGCTTCTCAAGCACTGA CTCATCCATGGTTAAGGACTGAAAATCCTTTTGTACCCTTAGACATATTGATCTTTAAATTAGTCAAGTCTTATATTCGAACATCACCCTTGAAACGTGCAGCACTGAAG GCTCTTTCAAAAGCATTGACAGAAGAAGAATTAATATACCTCAAGGCTCAATTCAATTTATTGGAACCGAAAGCTGGTTTTGTGTCACTCGATAATTTTAGGATG GCACTTATGAAACAAACGACTGATGCCATGAGGGAGGCCAGAGTTCTTGACATCATAAATTTG CTGGAACCATTATCTTATAAGCAAATGGATTTTGAAGAGTTCTGTGCTGCTGCAATTAGTACATATCAGCTTGAGGCTCTTGAAAACTGGGAACATATTGCTAGTGCCGCTTTCAATTATTTTGAGCAAGAAGGAAACCGTGTCATTTCTGTTGAGGAATTAGCACAG GAAATGAATTTGGGCCCTACGGCTTATGCTTTTCTCAAGGATTGGATCAGACCATCCGATAGGAAATTGAGTTTCCTTGGGTATACCAAGTTTTTGCATGGTGTGACGATGCGAAGTTCAAGCACAAGACATCATCGATAA
- the LOC543833 gene encoding serine/threonine protein kinase pk23, whose product MGQCCSKGVSGENGGSVVAIGDGNSAVSTNNRPKPPPSPVRQSVGNGMSYTNNSTPAHSFTASPFQSPYPAGIAPSPSPVGTPRRKFKWPFPPPSPAKPILSAIFKRQGGTSVKPKEGPIPEDEGGEGERQLDKSFGYPKNLTSKYELGKEVGRGHFGHTCWAKGKKGELKNQPVAVKIISKAKMTTAISIEDVRREVKILKALSGHQNLVKFYDAFEDANNVYIVMELCEGGELLDRILSRGGRYTEEDAKSIVVQILNVVAFCHLQGVVHRDLKPENFLFAKKDEDSPMKVIDFGLSDFIKPDQRLNDIVGSAYYVAPEVLHRSYSIEADMWSIGVITYILLCGSRPFWARTESGIFRSVLRADPNFEDSPWPAVSAEARDFVKRLLNKDHRKRMTASQALTHPWLRTENPFVPLDILIFKLVKSYIRTSPLKRAALKALSKALTEEELIYLKAQFNLLEPKAGFVSLDNFRMALMKQTTDAMREARVLDIINLLEPLSYKQMDFEEFCAAAISTYQLEALENWEHIASAAFNYFEQEGNRVISVEELAQEMNLGPTAYAFLKDWIRPSDRKLSFLGYTKFLHGVTMRSSSTRHHR is encoded by the exons ATGGGGCAGTGTTGCAGTAAGGGTGTTTCTGGTGAAAATGGTGGTAGCGTTGTTGCTATCGGAGATGGAAACTCTGCGGTATCTACCAACAATCGCCCTAAACCACCACCTTCACCGGTACGTCAATCAGTCGGGAATGGGATGAGTTACACCAACAACAGTACGCCAGCTCACTCATTTACAGCCAGTCCGTTTCAGAGCCCGTATCCTGCTGGAATAGCTCCATCGCCATCTCCGGTTGGAACGCCGAGAAGGAAATTCAAGTGGCCATTTCCACCGCCGTCGCCGGCGAAACCTATACTATCAGCGATCTTTAAGCGTCAGGGAGGGACGTCGGTAAAGCCGAAAGAAGGGCCAATACCGGAAGATGAAGGTGGTGAAGGCGAGAGACAGCTTGATAAAAGCTTCGGCTATCCAAAAAATTTGACATCAAAGTATGAATTGGGAAAGGAGGTGGGTCGAGGGCATTTCGGCCATACTTGTTGGGCAAAAGGTAAAAAAGGCGAACTCAAAAATCAGCCAGTGGCTGTGAAGATCATTTCCAAAGCTAAG ATGACAACCGCTATTTCTATCGAAGATGTTCGAAGGGAGGTGAAGATATTGAAAGCCTTATCTGGACATCAGAATCTTGTCAAGTTTTATGATGCATTTGAGGATGCCAATAATGTCTACATAGTAATGGA GTTATGTGAAGGCGGGGAACTATTGGACAGAATTCTATCAAG AGGTGGGAGATACACAGAGGAGGATGCCAAAAGTATTGTGGTTCAAATACTAAATGTTGTCGCCTTTTGTCATCTTCAAGGTGTGGTGCACCGCGATCTGAAGCCTGAG AACTTTCTTTTTGCAAAGAAAGATGAAGATTCACCAATGAAGGTGATTGATTTTGGTCTATCAGATTTCATTAAACCAG ATCAGCGTCTTAACGATATTGTTGGCAGTGCATATTATGTTGCACCTGAAGTACTTCATAGGTCATATAGCATTGAAGCAGATATGTGGAGTATTGGTGTGATAACTTATATCTTGTTATGTGGAAGTAGACCTTTCTGGGCACGTACAGAGTCTGGCATTTTCCGTTCTGTGTTACGAGCTGATCCTAATTTTGAGGACTCGCCTTGGCCTGCAGTGTCAGCAGAGGCCAGAGATTTTGTGAAAAGGCTTTTGAATAAAGACCATAGGAAGAGAATGACTGCTTCTCAAGCACTGA CTCATCCATGGTTAAGGACTGAAAATCCTTTTGTACCCTTAGACATATTGATCTTTAAATTAGTCAAGTCTTATATTCGAACATCACCCTTGAAACGTGCAGCACTGAAG GCTCTTTCAAAAGCATTGACAGAAGAAGAATTAATATACCTCAAGGCTCAATTCAATTTATTGGAACCGAAAGCTGGTTTTGTGTCACTCGATAATTTTAGGATG GCACTTATGAAACAAACGACTGATGCCATGAGGGAGGCCAGAGTTCTTGACATCATAAATTTG CTGGAACCATTATCTTATAAGCAAATGGATTTTGAAGAGTTCTGTGCTGCTGCAATTAGTACATATCAGCTTGAGGCTCTTGAAAACTGGGAACATATTGCTAGTGCCGCTTTCAATTATTTTGAGCAAGAAGGAAACCGTGTCATTTCTGTTGAGGAATTAGCACAG GAAATGAATTTGGGCCCTACGGCTTATGCTTTTCTCAAGGATTGGATCAGACCATCCGATAGGAAATTGAGTTTCCTTGGGTATACCAAGTTTTTGCATGGTGTGACGATGCGAAGTTCAAGCACAAGACATCATCGATAA